The genomic window GTTATGGGGTTGCTCTCAGAAGCCGCCCGAAGGCATCCCGATTCCATAAGAAGCATTCATCCCATTAATTCGATTGTAGCTTTGGGGAAAAATGCCGCTGAGCTTACAGAAATGCATGGGACTTCTATTTACCCTTGTGATGAAACAAGCCCTTATTACAAGCTTATGAAATATGAAGGCAAGATCATCGGAATAGGGGTGGATACCAATTTTCTTTCCTTTGTGCATTGTCCGGAGGATATTTTAAAAGAGAAGTTTCCAGTCAAAACCCGTTTGGATGAAGTGTTTGATGCCACTGTTAAAACTCCGGACGGACAATTTCAGGTTGTCAGAACCCTGGCGTCGCATCCCCAAATAAAAAATAATGATATAACAGCCTTTGTTCATCAATATATTGATCCTTCAATCTGCAGGAATCTTAATTTCCGTGGGAACAGGTTTTTTACAGCCAGATCCGTTGCTTTATTTGATGAGATGATCAGACTTGCAAAGGAAAACAAGACGATATATAGTGACAAGGCCAGTTTCAGGAATTTTCCTGAGCATAAAACATAGTAACCGGATTATGGATAAAAGAATCAGTGAATTTCAGCGCTTGCTGGATATAATGGATGAACTCAGGGCAAAATGTCCATGGGATAAGGAACAGACTTTCGAGAGCTTACGGCATCTGACTATAGAAGAGACTTATGAGTTATCTGATGCAATCCTGGAGAAAGACCTGGATGAAATCAGGAAGGAATTGGGAGACCTGATGCTTCATATTGTTTTCTATGCTAAGCTGGGTGAAGAATCTGGTAAGTTTGATATTTCAGGGGTACTGGAAGGAATCAATGAAAAATTGATCCGCCGTCATCCGCATATCTTTGGTGATGTAAAAGTTGAGAATGCCACCGATGTAAAGGACAATTGGGAGAGGATCAAGCTGGAAGAAGGGCGGACTTCAGTATTGGAGGGAGTGCCTATGTCGTTGCCTGCCATGGTGAAGGCCTACAGGATACAGGATAAGGCCAGAGGTGTCGGTTTCGACTGGGACAATGTTGGGCAGGTATGGGCAAAGGTAGAAGAAGAGATTGGTGAGTTAAAATATGAATTAGCCAACGAGAACACCCCCGAAAGGAGGGAAGATGAATTTGGAGACCTATTGTTTGCACTTATCAATTATTCCCGATTCATTGATGTGAACCCTGAAACGGCCCTGGAAAGGACTAACCGGAAATTCATCCGAAGATTTAAATACCTGGAAATAGAAGCCGCAAAAATGGGTAAGAAACTTCATGATATGACATTATCTGAGATGGATGAGATCTGGAATAAGGCAAAGGAACTGGAATAGAATCCAATTAGGAGGAAGCCATTTACTGCAGCTATGCAGTCAATAAAGCTATGAATCTGAATTAAATAGAAATCTCCTTGAAATACACCTGGTTCCTGATTCTTCTTTGTTTATGGAAAGCCACTCCTGTCCATTCACAGGATTATCCTTATCCAAGACTTAATGGATCCTTTATCATTTCAGGATTCCGGGATAGCAGGGATCTTATGCTTTCTCCAATTCACTGGAAAGGAAAGCAATGGATAGGTTTAGGTGTAGTTGCAGGTGCAGGTTTTCTTACTTACTCAAATGATCGTGTCATCAGGGATTTTTTCCAATCACATCAGGACAAAACAACAACAGATATTGCCCGGTATGGTTTAGAGCCCTGGGGTTCAGGGATTTATTCAGTCCCTTTCCTGGGTGGGATGTACCTTATCGGCAGGATCTCTGCAAATGATCGTACTTCAGCAACCGCATTAACTGCAGGGAAAGCAGCAGTGATCACATCAGTTTTGGTGCAAGTGACCAAACAACTGACACACCGGCATCGTCCTTTCCAGGATGATCCTGCATCGCCCAATAACTGGGATGGACCTATCAGCGACTGGCATTATAATAGTTTTCCTTCAGGACATTCTGCCTTCACATTTGCGATTGCTTCTGTTATCGCATCTGAATATAAAAGCACAACCTGGGTTCCTGTGTTGTGTTATTCCATTGCAACGGCAACAGCGTTGTCAAGGATTTACCAGGACCGGCATTGGGCTTCGGATGTACTTATTGGATCAGCGGTCGGTTATTTCAGTGGCCATTTTCTGTGGAAGTTGAATAGGAAGATCAATGTAATTCCGGTGGGTGGAAAGTCGGTAGTTGGAGTTTCCGTATCAATACCCATTTGTAATTGAGGTATTATTGTCAACATCATTTATTGTTTGAAATTTACTCTGGAAAAATCAATCATTAATTTACAATCAGATGCGTATAGGTTTATTTGTTTTTATCCTATTATTTTCAGGTCAGTCAATGCTTTTGAAGGCGCAGATTGGGCATAAATCCATTTATCTGAATGGTAATCTGAGTTTTTATAAAACTTCTAGTCTCGATGCATCCAATTATAGCAGGATAACTACTCATGGATTTTCTGTCATACCAGTAGGAGGAACCATGGTAAAGAGAAATATTCTGATGGGGTTTGGCATTGGATATCTGCAGGAAAAGAATAATGGAATATCCTCCACGATTTTGCCGGGTGCCGGCCAGACATCCTATGTAGACTATGAAACACTTACCAGGAACGTTTCGGCATTGGTATTTCTGAAATACCTTAGACCTGTTTCAAACCAGTTATATCTTTCGGGAAGGGTAGTGTATTCCTATGGTTTTCAACACACTGCGATC from Bacteroidales bacterium includes these protein-coding regions:
- a CDS encoding AAC(3) family N-acetyltransferase, with protein sequence MKLKKIIFKVLPLHLFIKLRSGYRSFLKSVYRPLSEDEFSKILTDQLGIGKGSVVFIHSSIDNLNIRFDVIKLLDILISTVGENGTLLFPAWHFNYRAEDYLRKKLVFDVRRSPSVMGLLSEAARRHPDSIRSIHPINSIVALGKNAAELTEMHGTSIYPCDETSPYYKLMKYEGKIIGIGVDTNFLSFVHCPEDILKEKFPVKTRLDEVFDATVKTPDGQFQVVRTLASHPQIKNNDITAFVHQYIDPSICRNLNFRGNRFFTARSVALFDEMIRLAKENKTIYSDKASFRNFPEHKT
- the mazG gene encoding nucleoside triphosphate pyrophosphohydrolase, encoding MDKRISEFQRLLDIMDELRAKCPWDKEQTFESLRHLTIEETYELSDAILEKDLDEIRKELGDLMLHIVFYAKLGEESGKFDISGVLEGINEKLIRRHPHIFGDVKVENATDVKDNWERIKLEEGRTSVLEGVPMSLPAMVKAYRIQDKARGVGFDWDNVGQVWAKVEEEIGELKYELANENTPERREDEFGDLLFALINYSRFIDVNPETALERTNRKFIRRFKYLEIEAAKMGKKLHDMTLSEMDEIWNKAKELE
- a CDS encoding phosphatase PAP2 family protein, which gives rise to MKYTWFLILLCLWKATPVHSQDYPYPRLNGSFIISGFRDSRDLMLSPIHWKGKQWIGLGVVAGAGFLTYSNDRVIRDFFQSHQDKTTTDIARYGLEPWGSGIYSVPFLGGMYLIGRISANDRTSATALTAGKAAVITSVLVQVTKQLTHRHRPFQDDPASPNNWDGPISDWHYNSFPSGHSAFTFAIASVIASEYKSTTWVPVLCYSIATATALSRIYQDRHWASDVLIGSAVGYFSGHFLWKLNRKINVIPVGGKSVVGVSVSIPICN